A genomic segment from Pseudomonas mendocina encodes:
- a CDS encoding OmpA family protein, giving the protein MFRLSLIALCSSALLFSGCASQNPYDQSAPSSNRTATYGGLGALAGAAAGALINHDNRGKGALIGAAVAGAAAAGYGYYADKQEEELRRSMQGTGVEVQRQGDVIQLIMPGNITFATDSAQIASSFYQPLNNLANSFRQYNQNSIEVVGHTDSTGSHSHNMALSQRRAQSVADYLLAQGVAPSRVSTRGMGPDQPVASNATADGRAQNRRVEVTLRPLPGVQ; this is encoded by the coding sequence ATGTTCCGCCTTTCCCTGATTGCCCTTTGCTCGTCTGCGCTGCTGTTTAGTGGCTGCGCTTCGCAGAATCCTTATGACCAGAGCGCGCCAAGCTCCAACCGTACAGCCACCTACGGTGGATTGGGCGCGTTGGCCGGTGCGGCGGCTGGTGCCCTGATCAACCATGACAACCGCGGCAAGGGCGCACTCATCGGCGCGGCGGTCGCGGGTGCCGCGGCGGCAGGTTACGGTTACTACGCCGACAAGCAGGAAGAAGAGCTGCGGCGCAGCATGCAGGGTACGGGCGTGGAGGTGCAGCGCCAAGGCGATGTGATCCAGCTGATCATGCCCGGCAACATCACCTTCGCCACCGACTCGGCGCAGATCGCCAGTAGCTTCTATCAGCCGCTGAACAACCTCGCCAACTCCTTCCGCCAGTACAACCAGAACAGTATCGAGGTGGTCGGTCATACAGATAGCACCGGCTCGCATAGCCACAATATGGCGCTGTCGCAGCGCCGCGCGCAGAGCGTGGCCGACTACCTGCTGGCGCAGGGGGTCGCCCCTAGCCGCGTGAGCACCCGCGGCATGGGGCCGGATCAACCGGTGGCGAGCAACGCCACGGCTGATGGCCGCGCGCAGAACCGTCGTGTTGAGGTCACGCTGCGGCCGTTGCCTGGCGTGCAGTGA
- a CDS encoding putative bifunctional diguanylate cyclase/phosphodiesterase yields MAPAQSKIAAVPAKQVLLVVDDRMENLEAMQALLEDGEWQLRCASSGEEALRCLLEEDVGLVLLDVQMPGMDGFEVARLMRGNPRTRLTPIIFVSAIAQTHDAVLRGYSSGAVDFVLKPFDPSVLRHKIHSLLEHEHNRCELQALSQQLERARAFNASVLANAAEGILVVGEDGRIQFANPAMAQMLDGEVGDLEGVELLSFLKNPASERGWLESEFYLHFKREATYRVHEAMMRTFKGGCLPVALSCSPLPQQQRAMVVIALDMSVVRNLHAQLESQAVTDSLTGLLNRRGFHQALESALARIERSGQRVAVLYLDLDGFKRINDSLGHDVGDQLLRRVGEQLKACLRPYDSLARIGGDEFTALLDNLGHPEDAAKVAEKLIELVSVRHTLDGVDFTLGASVGIACFPECGQSVEGLLRSADMAMYEAKRAGRQQYRFFSPEMNGRARSRLMLEESLRHAIENDDFVLVYQPQFQLESGRLRGFEALLRWQHRVAGTVAPNVFIPLLEETRLINRLGEWIFREGARQLADFKQQFGEDMVLSLNVSPVQFGMPQLVTDLQRVLDAHGLKPSQLEVEVTESALMQDLELTQAQLRHLRELGVKIAIDDFGTGYSSLAYLRHFELDTLKIDRLFISNMLDSPRDAAVVSTIIDLGRHLGLEVIAEGVETQEQREWLTRHNCNIMQGFLVAPGIPAGSAMQVPALLDWNRLPLPRDE; encoded by the coding sequence ATGGCCCCGGCGCAGAGCAAGATCGCCGCTGTACCCGCCAAGCAGGTTCTGCTGGTGGTGGACGACCGTATGGAAAACCTCGAGGCCATGCAGGCGCTGCTCGAGGATGGGGAGTGGCAGCTGCGTTGTGCCAGTTCCGGCGAGGAGGCGCTGCGCTGCCTGCTCGAAGAGGATGTCGGGCTGGTGCTGCTCGACGTGCAGATGCCGGGTATGGATGGCTTCGAAGTCGCCCGGTTGATGCGTGGCAATCCCCGGACTCGGCTGACACCGATCATCTTCGTGTCGGCGATCGCCCAGACTCATGATGCAGTACTGCGTGGCTACAGCTCCGGCGCCGTGGATTTCGTCCTCAAGCCCTTCGATCCCAGTGTGCTGCGGCACAAGATCCACAGCCTGCTGGAGCATGAGCACAATCGCTGTGAGTTGCAGGCGCTGTCGCAGCAGCTGGAACGAGCGCGAGCCTTCAACGCTTCGGTACTGGCCAATGCTGCCGAGGGCATTCTGGTGGTGGGGGAGGACGGACGCATCCAGTTCGCCAATCCTGCCATGGCGCAGATGCTCGATGGCGAGGTGGGCGATCTGGAGGGCGTCGAACTTCTGTCGTTTCTGAAGAATCCCGCCAGTGAGCGTGGTTGGCTGGAGTCCGAGTTCTACCTGCACTTCAAACGGGAGGCCACCTACCGGGTGCACGAAGCGATGATGCGAACGTTCAAGGGCGGTTGCCTGCCGGTGGCGCTATCCTGTTCACCGCTCCCACAGCAGCAACGGGCGATGGTCGTGATCGCCCTGGACATGTCGGTGGTGCGCAACCTGCACGCGCAGTTGGAGTCGCAAGCGGTTACCGACTCACTGACTGGCCTGCTCAACCGTCGTGGCTTTCATCAGGCGCTGGAGTCTGCATTGGCGCGTATCGAGCGCAGTGGCCAGCGGGTCGCGGTGCTGTACCTCGACCTGGACGGATTCAAGCGCATCAACGACTCGCTGGGCCACGATGTTGGCGACCAGTTGCTGCGTCGTGTCGGGGAGCAGCTCAAGGCCTGTTTGCGGCCATACGACAGCCTGGCCCGCATCGGCGGAGACGAATTCACCGCGCTGCTGGACAACCTCGGCCACCCCGAGGACGCCGCCAAGGTCGCGGAGAAGCTGATCGAACTGGTCTCGGTGCGCCACACGCTCGATGGCGTGGACTTCACTCTGGGTGCCAGCGTTGGCATCGCCTGTTTCCCCGAATGTGGGCAGAGTGTCGAGGGCTTGCTGCGTTCTGCCGACATGGCGATGTATGAGGCCAAGCGCGCTGGTCGTCAGCAGTACCGCTTCTTTTCCCCGGAAATGAACGGTCGCGCACGGTCGCGGCTGATGCTCGAGGAGAGCCTGCGTCACGCCATCGAGAACGATGATTTCGTACTGGTCTACCAACCGCAGTTCCAGTTGGAGAGCGGTCGCCTGCGGGGTTTCGAGGCTTTGTTGCGTTGGCAGCACCGCGTCGCCGGCACCGTTGCGCCGAACGTATTCATACCGCTGCTCGAGGAAACCCGCCTGATCAACCGGCTCGGCGAATGGATATTTCGCGAGGGCGCCAGGCAACTGGCGGACTTCAAGCAGCAGTTCGGCGAGGACATGGTGCTCAGCCTCAACGTCAGCCCGGTGCAGTTCGGCATGCCGCAACTGGTCACCGACCTGCAGCGTGTGCTCGATGCCCATGGCCTCAAGCCCAGCCAACTGGAGGTGGAGGTCACCGAGAGCGCATTGATGCAGGACCTGGAGCTGACCCAGGCGCAACTGCGTCATCTGCGCGAGCTGGGCGTGAAGATCGCCATCGACGACTTCGGCACCGGCTACTCGTCACTGGCGTATCTGCGTCATTTCGAGCTGGATACGCTGAAGATCGACCGCCTGTTCATCTCCAACATGCTCGACTCCCCGCGTGATGCTGCGGTGGTCAGCACCATCATCGATCTGGGGCGCCACCTGGGGCTGGAAGTCATCGCCGAAGGGGTCGAAACCCAGGAGCAGCGCGAATGGCTGACGCGGCATAACTGCAACATCATGCAGGGCTTCCTGGTGGCCCCGGGCATACCGGCCGGCAGCGCCATGCAGGTGCCGGCCCTGCTGGACTGGAACAGGCTGCCTCTGCCGCGCGACGAATGA
- a CDS encoding response regulator — translation MDDRAVERPPRPWIPLLVALSLLFGLGGLIFWQWSVLQEREREESQHRFELEAQDIGQRVMARMQAYEMALRGVSGLMTGSDRVSPVEWQRALDQLQLQDRYPGIQAVAWSRYLTAEQLPDFLAELQAEGRLDYQMFPPQEREHYLPIDYVSPLDWRNRRVLGFDMLTEPTRLDAIERSIESGEASLSGPVVLRQEIDINVQQGVLLFLPVFRPGVPLNTTEQRREALLGMVHGAFRSHDLMEGILGSQTRRFDIVLTDLQVPDTYLLTGESQPEDWRPKFRSHLELPLYGRVWGLDVIGTIEYERSLIDRTGTLGLWAGLAATLLLALLVGGYLYQRERKLHLSEKIASELQEREERFRLLVERLPVATLLCDDKGRIEMANRSAAELFDCPINALPGETVLRVLPNIESPKDLHEQLAESDERMVRTLRGESIPVSISLNPLHEGSSYLINLVDLRARKVAEERFRLVVEASPNAILLVDGLGRIAMVNRQTEVLFGYERQMLLGEPVEMLLPAAQRGSHVALRRGYQAMPEQRRMGGNRELFGLHREGRMIPLEVGLSPIRSGDENLVQAVIIDISERKAAEQKLREQAEQLLLANRYKSEFLANMSHELRTPLNSILILSDQLRQNLAGNLTEKQTKHADIVHRAGSDLLQLINDVLDLAKVESGRMQLKLEPINMQDVLVELDASLRPMAELKGLRLHTQLEAGVPRIIHTDRVRLHQILRNLLSNALKFTDHGDVTLSVSSQGRQEDERELLCFSVRDSGIGIDPAQHEQIFQAFQQLDGSTSRRFGGTGLGLAITRQLVLALDGDVSLQSAPGLGSTFTVRLPVKVGSLSVEAPVEEPKRTGDGPPLLIIEDDVNFASVIAEEAHAHGFSSVHCRTGLQALGLLQQESFNAVILDILLPDLSGWQLFRRLRAQPTHRHTPVHIISCVPQPVGWNDDGTRYLVKPIGRDDLEQVFLELQHGMQQEQAVLLVEDVEVEREHYRKQLTELGFQVVACADGEQARAAYAQGQFCALVIDLDLPDQDGFALLDSLNQLRPLQGTRVVINTGVDVTQQTLQRLRRYSAVVVRKQGDDTEALCQAMQGFLGDVQAPQPGHADLNPMQGKRILLVDDDVRNVYALTALLDEVGLCVSSAKDGLEAIASYQRDPFDLILMDMAMPNMDGYTATRLLKQEHGCVIPIIALTAHAMKGDREKCITAGADDYMAKPIKRDELLALLERWLGMPPVPSSGNGLI, via the coding sequence ATGGACGACAGAGCTGTCGAGCGGCCGCCAAGGCCCTGGATACCGCTACTGGTTGCCTTGAGTCTGCTGTTCGGGCTGGGAGGCCTGATCTTCTGGCAATGGAGCGTCTTGCAGGAGCGAGAGCGCGAAGAGAGTCAGCACCGTTTTGAGCTCGAGGCGCAGGATATCGGCCAGCGGGTCATGGCGCGCATGCAGGCTTATGAGATGGCGTTGCGCGGCGTTTCCGGGCTGATGACCGGCAGCGACCGCGTGTCCCCAGTGGAATGGCAGCGTGCGCTGGACCAGTTGCAACTGCAGGATCGCTACCCCGGTATCCAGGCGGTGGCCTGGTCGCGTTACCTGACGGCTGAACAATTACCGGATTTTCTCGCCGAGTTGCAGGCCGAAGGACGGCTCGATTATCAGATGTTCCCGCCACAAGAGCGCGAGCACTACCTGCCGATCGATTACGTCAGCCCTCTGGACTGGCGTAACCGGCGTGTACTGGGATTCGACATGCTCACCGAGCCGACTCGTCTGGATGCCATCGAGCGCAGTATCGAGAGTGGCGAGGCGAGCCTGAGCGGGCCGGTAGTGCTACGCCAGGAAATCGATATCAACGTGCAGCAGGGCGTGCTCCTGTTCCTCCCGGTCTTCCGTCCGGGTGTGCCGCTCAATACGACGGAGCAGCGTCGTGAGGCCTTGCTGGGAATGGTGCACGGCGCCTTTCGCAGCCACGACCTGATGGAGGGGATTCTCGGCTCCCAGACGCGCCGTTTCGATATCGTTCTAACGGATCTGCAGGTCCCGGATACCTATCTGCTCACTGGCGAAAGCCAGCCCGAAGACTGGCGACCGAAGTTTCGCAGTCATTTGGAACTGCCGCTATATGGCCGTGTCTGGGGCCTGGATGTGATCGGCACGATCGAGTACGAGCGCAGCCTGATCGATCGTACGGGTACCTTGGGTCTATGGGCTGGCTTGGCTGCGACCCTGTTGTTGGCGCTTCTAGTCGGTGGTTATCTCTATCAGCGCGAGCGCAAGCTGCACCTCAGCGAGAAGATCGCGAGCGAACTGCAGGAGCGAGAGGAGCGCTTTCGTCTACTGGTCGAACGCCTCCCGGTGGCGACGCTGCTGTGTGACGACAAGGGCCGCATCGAAATGGCCAACCGCAGCGCCGCCGAGCTGTTCGATTGTCCGATCAATGCCCTGCCTGGTGAAACGGTGTTGCGGGTGCTGCCCAATATCGAATCACCGAAAGATCTGCATGAGCAGTTGGCCGAGAGCGACGAGCGCATGGTGCGCACGTTACGGGGTGAGTCGATTCCGGTCAGCATCAGCCTCAACCCGTTGCATGAAGGCAGCAGCTACTTGATCAACCTGGTGGACCTGCGGGCCCGCAAGGTCGCCGAAGAGCGATTCCGCCTGGTGGTCGAGGCCTCGCCCAATGCCATCTTGCTGGTCGATGGCCTGGGGCGTATCGCTATGGTCAATCGACAGACCGAGGTGCTGTTCGGTTACGAGCGCCAGATGCTGTTGGGCGAACCTGTGGAAATGCTCCTGCCGGCTGCGCAGCGGGGCAGCCATGTGGCGTTGCGCCGCGGTTACCAGGCCATGCCGGAGCAGCGCCGCATGGGCGGCAATCGCGAGTTGTTCGGGTTGCATCGTGAAGGCCGCATGATCCCGCTGGAGGTTGGCCTGTCGCCGATTCGCAGCGGCGATGAAAACCTGGTGCAGGCGGTGATCATCGACATCAGCGAGCGTAAGGCGGCCGAGCAGAAACTGCGAGAGCAGGCCGAGCAACTGCTGTTGGCCAACCGTTACAAGTCAGAATTCCTCGCCAACATGTCCCATGAGCTGCGCACGCCGCTCAACAGCATCCTGATTCTCAGCGACCAGTTGCGTCAGAACCTGGCTGGCAATCTCACCGAGAAGCAGACCAAGCACGCGGATATCGTGCACCGCGCCGGCAGTGATCTACTGCAACTGATCAACGATGTGCTCGATCTGGCCAAGGTCGAGTCGGGGCGGATGCAGCTCAAGCTCGAGCCGATCAATATGCAGGACGTGCTGGTCGAGCTGGATGCCAGCCTGCGTCCGATGGCCGAGCTCAAGGGGTTGCGCCTGCACACCCAGCTGGAGGCAGGCGTGCCGCGGATCATCCACACCGACCGTGTGCGCCTGCACCAGATTTTGCGCAACCTGCTGTCTAATGCCTTGAAATTCACCGATCACGGTGACGTCACGCTGAGCGTCAGCAGTCAGGGTCGTCAGGAGGATGAACGCGAGCTGCTGTGTTTCAGTGTGCGAGATTCCGGTATTGGCATCGACCCGGCGCAGCACGAGCAGATATTCCAGGCCTTCCAGCAACTCGACGGCTCCACCAGCCGGCGTTTCGGCGGTACCGGCCTGGGGTTGGCCATCACTCGCCAACTGGTGCTGGCGCTGGACGGCGACGTCAGCCTGCAGAGTGCGCCCGGCCTAGGCTCGACCTTTACCGTCAGGTTGCCAGTGAAGGTTGGTTCGCTCAGCGTCGAAGCGCCGGTGGAGGAGCCGAAGCGGACAGGCGACGGGCCGCCGCTGCTGATCATCGAGGACGATGTCAATTTCGCGTCGGTAATCGCCGAGGAGGCCCATGCCCACGGTTTTTCCAGCGTGCATTGCCGTACCGGCCTGCAGGCGCTGGGGCTGCTGCAGCAGGAGTCGTTCAATGCGGTGATCCTCGACATCCTGCTGCCTGACCTCAGCGGCTGGCAGCTATTCCGCCGCCTGCGCGCGCAGCCGACCCACCGCCATACGCCGGTGCACATCATTTCCTGTGTCCCGCAGCCGGTGGGGTGGAACGACGACGGCACGCGTTATCTGGTCAAGCCCATCGGCCGCGATGACCTGGAACAGGTGTTCTTGGAACTGCAGCACGGCATGCAGCAGGAACAGGCCGTGCTGCTGGTGGAGGATGTCGAGGTTGAGCGCGAGCACTATCGCAAGCAGCTTACGGAGCTGGGCTTTCAGGTGGTCGCCTGCGCCGATGGCGAGCAGGCACGTGCGGCCTACGCGCAAGGACAGTTCTGTGCGCTGGTGATCGACCTCGACCTGCCGGATCAGGACGGTTTTGCCCTGCTCGACAGCCTCAACCAGCTGCGCCCACTGCAGGGCACGCGTGTGGTGATCAACACCGGTGTGGATGTCACCCAGCAGACACTGCAACGCCTGCGTCGCTACAGCGCAGTGGTGGTGCGCAAGCAGGGCGACGATACCGAGGCGTTGTGTCAGGCGATGCAGGGCTTTCTTGGTGACGTTCAGGCGCCCCAGCCGGGGCATGCGGACCTCAATCCGATGCAGGGCAAACGCATCCTGCTGGTCGACGATGATGTACGTAATGTCTATGCGTTGACGGCGTTGTTGGATGAAGTCGGGCTGTGCGTCAGTTCCGCCAAGGATGGTCTCGAGGCCATCGCCAGCTATCAGCGTGACCCCTTCGACCTGATCCTGATGGACATGGCCATGCCGAACATGGACGGCTATACCGCCACGCGTCTGCTCAAGCAGGAGCATGGCTGCGTGATTCCGATCATCGCGCTCACGGCCCATGCCATGAAGGGGGACCGGGAAAAATGCATCACCGCCGGTGCCGACGACTACATGGCCAAGCCGATCAAGCGTGATGAGCTGCTGGCACTGCTGGAACGCTGGCTGGGCATGCCGCCCGTGCCTTCGTCTGGTAATGGACTAATCTGA
- a CDS encoding MBL fold metallo-hydrolase produces MSTAERPALIRETFPVGPLQCNCTIIGDPVTKKAVVVDPGGNPDLIMARLDAHGLKVVSIIHTHAHLDHFLASGQMKEKTGATLHLHKEDQFLWDNLEMQCNMFGVPYTPVPAPDRWLADDEELACGCGVALHTPGHTPGSMSFWFEDAKLLIAGDTLFRRGIGRTDLWGGDYATIERSIRQRLYSLDEDATVVTGHGPDTRLGDEMRENPFIRA; encoded by the coding sequence ATGAGTACTGCCGAACGTCCCGCACTGATCCGTGAAACCTTCCCTGTCGGGCCCTTGCAGTGCAACTGCACCATCATCGGCGACCCGGTTACGAAGAAGGCCGTCGTGGTCGATCCGGGCGGTAATCCCGATCTGATCATGGCGCGTCTGGACGCCCATGGACTCAAGGTGGTCAGCATCATTCACACGCATGCCCATCTCGATCACTTCCTTGCCTCGGGGCAGATGAAGGAGAAGACCGGTGCCACCTTGCATCTGCACAAGGAGGATCAGTTCCTCTGGGATAACCTGGAGATGCAATGCAACATGTTCGGTGTGCCCTATACGCCGGTGCCGGCGCCGGATCGCTGGCTGGCCGATGACGAGGAGCTGGCTTGCGGCTGCGGTGTCGCCCTGCACACACCTGGCCATACGCCGGGGTCCATGAGTTTCTGGTTCGAAGACGCCAAGCTGCTGATCGCTGGTGACACGCTGTTCCGTCGTGGTATTGGCCGTACCGATCTGTGGGGCGGTGACTACGCCACGATCGAACGATCGATCAGGCAGCGTCTGTACAGCCTCGATGAGGATGCCACTGTGGTTACCGGTCATGGCCCGGATACGCGTTTGGGCGACGAGATGCGCGAGAACCCTTTTATTCGCGCGTGA
- a CDS encoding OmpA family protein — MKTRRNLIAATALMAMLAGCTTNPYTGESQAGKAGIYGGIGAATGAVIGAATSSKKDRTKGALIGAAVGGAAGGGYGYYVDTQEAKLRQTLQGTGVQVQRNGDDLKLIMPGNITFASNSADISSSFYPTLNSLVLVFKEFNKNGVNIVGHTDSTGSQELNQSLSQRRAQSVANYLTANGVPGQRISAYGAGPSQPIASNATDAGRAQNRRVEINLRQL, encoded by the coding sequence ATGAAGACCAGACGTAATCTGATCGCAGCAACTGCGCTCATGGCCATGCTGGCTGGCTGTACCACCAATCCCTATACCGGTGAAAGCCAGGCTGGCAAGGCCGGCATCTATGGCGGTATCGGTGCTGCGACCGGAGCCGTGATCGGGGCTGCCACGTCGAGCAAGAAGGATCGCACCAAGGGCGCACTGATCGGTGCCGCCGTAGGTGGCGCTGCCGGCGGTGGTTATGGCTATTACGTCGATACCCAGGAAGCCAAGCTGCGTCAGACCCTGCAGGGCACAGGCGTGCAGGTGCAACGCAATGGCGATGATCTCAAGCTGATCATGCCGGGCAACATCACCTTCGCCAGCAACTCGGCAGATATCTCCAGCAGCTTCTATCCGACTCTCAATTCGCTGGTGCTGGTGTTCAAGGAGTTCAACAAGAACGGCGTGAACATCGTTGGTCACACCGACAGCACCGGTTCGCAGGAACTGAACCAGAGTCTGTCGCAGCGTCGCGCGCAGAGCGTGGCCAACTACCTGACCGCCAATGGTGTGCCCGGCCAGCGTATTTCGGCCTATGGAGCCGGCCCGAGCCAGCCGATCGCCAGCAATGCCACCGATGCCGGCCGTGCGCAGAACCGTCGTGTCGAGATCAATCTGCGCCAGCTGTAA